Within the Glycine soja cultivar W05 chromosome 3, ASM419377v2, whole genome shotgun sequence genome, the region atcgtAATCTACAATCCCTCACTTTCCTTTCTGTTGCCTTATGCACCTCTCTAATTTTCCTCGAACAACTATACTCTCTCTATCGCACTCACTCCCTCCGTCGCCCGAACGCATCTCCGATCAACCAACCGCCGCATTTCCAGTGATTAGCCACTTTGATCCTCCTGCAGCGCCGTCGTTTCCTCAGATCCGTGGCTGTAATGCGAAAGTCGTTGGAGGCGAAGCAGCAGCATCCGCGGATTAGGAAGATCCTTCTTCCCAATTCGTTATCctagttagggttagggtttcaATAATCATTCCCAAGAAATGTTCAAGCGAATCATGAAGGGAGGGCAGAAGAAGCCCTCCAAGACGGACCCGAGCGATCCGTCGCCCTTGGCTCCGGCGGCGGCGGGTGCGGCAGCCGCTCCGGCGCTGGTGGTTCCTCCGCCGTCGGGCACCATAGAGCCTCTGCCTCTCTTCCGCGACGTGGCGGTCTCGGAGCGGCAGAACCTCTTCATCCGGAAGCTCCAGATATGCTGCCACGTGTTGGACTTCTCCGACACGCTGAAATCCGTTCGGGAGAAGGAAATCAAGAGACAGACTCTAATGGAGCTCGTGGATTTCATCCAATCCGGGTCGGGGAAGATAACGGAGACTTGCCAGGAAGAGATGATCAAAATGGTGTCGGCGAACGTTTTCCGGTGCCTCCCGCCGGCTTCGCACGAGAACACCGGCCAGGAAGCCACCGATCCGGAAGAGGAGGAGCCGTGCCTCGAACCAGCGTGGCCGCACTTACAACTCGTCTACGAGCTTCTCCTCAGATACGTGGTTTCCTCCGACACTGACACAAAGGTCGCAAAACGATATATTGATCATTCTTTTGTTCTCAAACTCCTTGATTTGTTTGACTCCGAGGACCCTCGTGAGCGCGAGTATTTGAAAACCATATTGCACCGTGTGTATGGGAAATTCATGGTTCATCGTCCCTTCATTAGGAAGGGCATTAACAACATATTTTTTCGGTTTATATATGAGACTGAGCGGCATAGTGGTATTGGGGAGCTTC harbors:
- the LOC114407115 gene encoding serine/threonine protein phosphatase 2A 57 kDa regulatory subunit B' beta isoform-like isoform X1 translates to MFKRIMKGGQKKPSKTDPSDPSPLAPAAAGAAAAPALVVPPPSGTIEPLPLFRDVAVSERQNLFIRKLQICCHVLDFSDTLKSVREKEIKRQTLMELVDFIQSGSGKITETCQEEMIKMVSANVFRCLPPASHENTGQEATDPEEEEPCLEPAWPHLQLVYELLLRYVVSSDTDTKVAKRYIDHSFVLKLLDLFDSEDPREREYLKTILHRVYGKFMVHRPFIRKGINNIFFRFIYETERHSGIGELLEILGSIINGFALPMKEEHKLFLARALLPLHKPKPVGVYHQQLSYCIAQFVEKDYKLADTVIRGLLKYWPVTNCQKEVLFLGELEEVLEATQTAEFQRCMVPLFRQVARCLNSSHFQVAERALFLWNNEHIVSLIAQNRTVVLPIIFEALEKNIKSHWNQAVHGLTVNVRKMFIEMDAELFEECQRQYEEREAKAKELEEQRELNWKRLADAAAQNGVDMVTA
- the LOC114407115 gene encoding serine/threonine protein phosphatase 2A 57 kDa regulatory subunit B' beta isoform-like isoform X2 translates to MFKRIMKGGQKKPSKTDPSDPSPLAPAAAGAAAAPALVVPPPSGTIEPLPLFRDVAVSERQNLFIRKLQICCHVLDFSDTLKSVREKEIKRQTLMELVDFIQSGSGKITETCQEEMIKMVSANVFRCLPPASHENTGQEATDPEEEEPCLEPAWPHLQLVYELLLRYVVSSDTDTKVAKRYIDHSFVLKLLDLFDSEDPREREYLKTILHRVYGKFMVHRPFIRKGINNIFFRFIYETERHSGIGELLEILGSIINGFALPMKEEHKLFLARALLPLHKPKPVGVYHQQLSYCIAQFVEKDYKLADTVIRGLLKYWPVTNCQKEVLFLGELEEVLEATQTAEFQRCMVPLFRQVARCLNSSHFQKSMLRHTLQCRLQNELSFCGIMSILSA